The Proteus terrae subsp. cibarius genome contains the following window.
GTTGTTTCGCCACTCATCTCACTGATGAAAGATCAGGTTGATCAACTTTGCCTTCATGGTATTGAAGCTGCTTATTTAAATTCAACCCAAACGCGTGAAGAGCAGTTTGATGTTCAAATACGTTGTCAAAAGGGTGAAATAAAACTGCTGTATATTGCCCCTGAGCGTTTAATGATGGAGAGTTTTCTTCATCAATTAGTGCAATGGAAACCCGTATTACTCGCTGTTGATGAAGCGCACTGTATTTCACAATGGGGACATGATTTTCGTCCTGAATATCGTGGCATAGGGTTATTAAGACAATATCTTCCTGATGTTCCCATTATTGCTCTGACGGCAACTGCAGATAATACAACACGTTACGATATTATTAATCAGCTAGTGTTGCGTGATCCGTTAATCCATATCAGTAGTTTCGATAGACCGAATATCCGCTACACTTTAGTAGAGAAATATAAACCACTTGATCAGCTTTGGTTATTTATTCGTGGTCAGAAAGGAAAGTCAGGCATTATTTACTGTAATAGTCGCAATAAAGTCGAAGAAACAGCAGAGCGCCTGAGTAAGCGAGGATTAAGCATCGCGGGTTATCATGCCGGAATGGAAATTGCACAACGTGCTAAAGTACAAGACGCTTTTCAGCGTGATGATTTACAAATTGTGGTAGCGACTGTCGCGTTTGGTATGGGAATAAACAAGCCCAATGTCCGATTTGTTGTTCACTTTGATATTCCGCGAAATATTGAATCTTATTATCAAGAAACAGGGCGTGCAGGGCGAGATGGATTACCTGCAGAAGCTGTATTATTTTACGATCCCGCCGATATGGCGTGGTTGCGTCGTTGTTTAGATGAAAAGCCAGAAAGCGATCAAAAAGCCATTGAAATGCATAAGCTTAATGCAATGGGAGCATTTGCTGAAGCTCAAACATGCCGACGCTTAGTGTTACTAAATTACTTCGATGAACATCGACAAAATGCTTGTGGTAACTGTGATATTTGCCTTGATCCTCCTAAGCAATATGATGGTTTAGTGGATGCACAAAAGGCACTGTCTTGTATTTATCGCACTGGTCAGCACTTTGGTATTGGTTATATTGTTGAAATTTTAAGAGGCGCGAATAATCAGCGTATTCGAGATTCAGGACACGATACATTACCTGTTTATGGTATTGGTAAAGCGCAAAGTCATGAACATTGGGTGAGTGTTATTCGTCAGCTTATTCACCTAGGTATGGTGACACAAAATATTGTTCATCGCTCAGCATTACAACTGACAGAGATGGCAAGGCCAATCTTACGTGGTGAAGTACCATTACAATTAGCCGTACCGAGATTATTAAGCCCGACCAAAAGCCGTAATCAACAAACAAAAAATGCCCATAGACAGTACGATAGAAAATTATTTGCGAAACTACGTAAATTACGTAAATCTATTGCTGATGAAGAAAACATTCCGCCATTTGTCGTCTTTAATGATGTCACATTGATTGAAATGGCAGAGCAGTGCCCCGTTTATCCAGATGAACTGTTATTAATAAACGGTGTTGGACAACGAAAATTAGAACGATTTGGACCCGCTTTTATGACACTCATTCGTGACCATATTGAGGGCTTCGAATAACGCCAATAAGGAGAGCCAATGACAACCACTCTGTTTAAATATTCGTGGTTATCGCGTGAAAAGCAGTTTTCTGCATTTACGAACGGTCTCTTATTGGATTTTTGGGGGCAACGTGAAGAAGGTGAATTTGTTGGTGTTGATAGGGCAAAAATTCGCTATGTTCATTGGCGCTCACCATCGCACAATAAAGCACTGGTTATTGCTTCAGGCCGTAGTGAAAGCTATGTAAAGTACCCTGAAGTTGCATTTGATTTCTTTCACTCAGGCTATGATATTTTTCTTCTCGACCATCGAGGACAAGGGCTTTCTGACAGACTATTAGAAGATACGCAAAAAGGGCATGTAGAGAAATTCAGTGATTATATCGATGATTTCTCGACATTCGTTGATACGGTAGTGTTGCCTTTTCAATACCCACATTATTTTGCGTTAGCTCACTCAATGGGCGGTGCTATCTTAGCGGGGTATCTTCTAAAGCAACCTCATGTTTTTAAAGCCGCTGCATTAAGTGCGCCGATGTTTGGTATTAAATTACCTATACCTCGCTGGGTAGCTAATTTTTTAGTTAACCGAGCAGAACAAAGTCAATCTGAAAGAAATAACTACGCGGTATCAACAGGTAAATGGTTTCCACTGCCATTTATCCTTAATGTGTTAACACATAGCCATGAGCGATATCGTCGGTATTTACGTTATTATGCTGATTTTCCAGAACTACGATTAGGCGGACCTACTTATCATTGGATGGGGGAAAGTCTAAAAATGGGAGATTGGTTAATTGAACATGCGGGAGAGATTAATACCCCTCTATTAGTGCTCGAAGCAGAGCTTGATAAAGTGGTAGATAATCAAGAGCTAAGGGCTTTCTGTGAACGTTATAGTCAGTCCAGAACAAGAGAAGAAAAGCAAAAACTGCCACTGGTGATTGAGGGTGCGCATCATGAAATCTTGTTCGAAATAGATAAGCTACGCTCACAAGCATTAAATGAAATCTGTGAGTTTTATGATAAGCATTTATTTTAATCAGGAATGTGTATGTATTCGATAGTCGCTTCAGATCTTGATGGCACACTGTTATCACCTAATCATGTATTAACTCCCTATACGCAAGAAACCCTGCATCTACTTATTAATAAAGGTGTGCATTTTGTATTTGCAACAGGTCGTCATCATGTTGATGTTGCTCAAATTCGTGATGGATTAGGCATTAACGCTTATATGATAACCTCTAATGGTGCGCGAGTGCATAACACGCATGGTGATCTTATTTTTAGCCAAGATCTTGAGCCTGAAATTGCGTATGACTTGGCTCTTATGGTTTTTGATCACCCTGAAATTGAAACTAATATCTATGCTGGTGACTACTGGTACGTTAATAAAGAGATGCCTGGGGCTTGTGAGTTTTTTCGAGAGTCAGACTTTGGCTATGAGTTATATTGCAAAACAGGATTTCCAACCACCAATGTGTGTAAGGTCTTCTTCACCTCTGATGATCATGAACTATTACTGAAGCTAGAGAATGAAATTAATCAGCGCTGGGGTGATAAGGTCAATGTGAGTTTCTCACTGCGTAATTGCTTAGAGGTGATGGCTGGGGGCGTATCTAAAGGTGAGGCACTAGAGAAAGTGGCTGAACTGATGCAACACTCTGCAAAAGATGCTATCGCATTTGGTGATGGTATGAATGACAAAGAAATGCTACAGGTGGCAGGTAAAGGCTGCATTATGGAAAATGCACATCAGACATTAAAGGATCTACTACCTAATATGGAAGTGATTGGTACGAACGCTGATGAAGCCGTTCCTCATTATTTACGCAAACTATACCAAGTGTGATTTTCTCTAAAGCAAAAGGCGAACAACATGTTGTTCGCCTTTTTGTATTTTTACATTCATTGAAGTGAAACTTATAATCCGCCTACTTCTCTTGGTGTTGCTCGCATTGAGCTACGAATTGTATTACCCATCATATCCACTCTTGCTTGGAATGGCGGGAACGGTAATGGGATACCGTGCTCTGCAAAGGCTAAGAGAATATTTTGGTGGATCTCGTGTCTTGCTGGCATTCTATGCCCCATCTCTGCAGCATAAACACGTAATTCGAAAATCTGAATACCTTGCTGTAAATCGACCAGATAAACTTCAGGTGCTGGGTTTTCTAAAATCATCGTAGAGCGTTTTGAGGCTTCTAATAGCACATTGGTTACTTGTTCACTGTTGCAGTCAGCAGGCGCAGGGATCGTCATTACGATACGGGTGACGGAATCTGATAGCGACCAGTTAATAAATTGCTCTGTAATAAAGGCTTTATTCGGTACGATAATTTCTTTTCTATCCCAGTCGGTCAACGTAGTTGCCCGTGTGTTGATCTTAGAAATATTTCCGGTCAAATTACGAATGGTAACGGTATCGCCAATACGGATTGGTTTTTCAAATAAGATCATTAAACCAGAAATGATGTTGGCAAAAATTTCTTGTAAACCAAAACCTAACCCAACCCCCATTGCTGCTACTAGCCACTGTAATTTTGACCATTCAATCCCTAATAAAGAGAAGCCCACAATACTACCAATTAAAGTTATGGTGTATTTGGTCATGGTAGTAATGGCGTAACCTGTACCTGGTGTTAAATCAAGGTGCTGTAAAATAGCTAACTCAAGTAAAGCAGGAAGGTTTCGAACTAATTGGGTT
Protein-coding sequences here:
- the recQ gene encoding ATP-dependent DNA helicase RecQ, translated to MSTAEVLNSMPSAQAILRETFGYQQFRPGQQEIIHTITTGRDCLVVMPTGGGKSLCYQIPALLLDGLTVVVSPLISLMKDQVDQLCLHGIEAAYLNSTQTREEQFDVQIRCQKGEIKLLYIAPERLMMESFLHQLVQWKPVLLAVDEAHCISQWGHDFRPEYRGIGLLRQYLPDVPIIALTATADNTTRYDIINQLVLRDPLIHISSFDRPNIRYTLVEKYKPLDQLWLFIRGQKGKSGIIYCNSRNKVEETAERLSKRGLSIAGYHAGMEIAQRAKVQDAFQRDDLQIVVATVAFGMGINKPNVRFVVHFDIPRNIESYYQETGRAGRDGLPAEAVLFYDPADMAWLRRCLDEKPESDQKAIEMHKLNAMGAFAEAQTCRRLVLLNYFDEHRQNACGNCDICLDPPKQYDGLVDAQKALSCIYRTGQHFGIGYIVEILRGANNQRIRDSGHDTLPVYGIGKAQSHEHWVSVIRQLIHLGMVTQNIVHRSALQLTEMARPILRGEVPLQLAVPRLLSPTKSRNQQTKNAHRQYDRKLFAKLRKLRKSIADEENIPPFVVFNDVTLIEMAEQCPVYPDELLLINGVGQRKLERFGPAFMTLIRDHIEGFE
- the pldB gene encoding lysophospholipase L2, whose product is MTTTLFKYSWLSREKQFSAFTNGLLLDFWGQREEGEFVGVDRAKIRYVHWRSPSHNKALVIASGRSESYVKYPEVAFDFFHSGYDIFLLDHRGQGLSDRLLEDTQKGHVEKFSDYIDDFSTFVDTVVLPFQYPHYFALAHSMGGAILAGYLLKQPHVFKAAALSAPMFGIKLPIPRWVANFLVNRAEQSQSERNNYAVSTGKWFPLPFILNVLTHSHERYRRYLRYYADFPELRLGGPTYHWMGESLKMGDWLIEHAGEINTPLLVLEAELDKVVDNQELRAFCERYSQSRTREEKQKLPLVIEGAHHEILFEIDKLRSQALNEICEFYDKHLF
- the yigL gene encoding sugar/pyridoxal phosphate phosphatase YigL; its protein translation is MYSIVASDLDGTLLSPNHVLTPYTQETLHLLINKGVHFVFATGRHHVDVAQIRDGLGINAYMITSNGARVHNTHGDLIFSQDLEPEIAYDLALMVFDHPEIETNIYAGDYWYVNKEMPGACEFFRESDFGYELYCKTGFPTTNVCKVFFTSDDHELLLKLENEINQRWGDKVNVSFSLRNCLEVMAGGVSKGEALEKVAELMQHSAKDAIAFGDGMNDKEMLQVAGKGCIMENAHQTLKDLLPNMEVIGTNADEAVPHYLRKLYQV